A single Cellulomonas sp. SLBN-39 DNA region contains:
- a CDS encoding acyltransferase — translation MTAAPPAPHGTPTTSGPADAARPRAPRLVSLDALRLVAAVAVVVYHFTGRTASSWGPEQTELLRGAGAWTSYGSLGPELFFVISGFVILMTAWDRTTVSVVASRIGRLYPSYWVAVLLTGALLLWIWPAGKDVTAGQVAVNLTMLQSAFGVPHVDGVYWTLWTELRFYLLIGVLVLVGVTRRRVLAFALLWPPAALLAEKLGSAELAELLISHYAPLFAAGMALYLVYRDGHALVPWLVVGANTALAAYLIAPSRTAVLSRVTEYVPSAAGLAVGVAACVALVALVALTPLARIDRPWLATAGALTYPLYLVHQYWGLYVIDLLVDRDAPAWAALAAAMLVSLLLAWAVQRLVEAPWAPRLRRGSERCLTSLRDRLLFRLNHGPRALETAEQLNIVDADRPAGPRAPVAHGSHPSGSRQGDQPGGGGRTS, via the coding sequence GTGACCGCTGCACCGCCCGCCCCGCACGGGACGCCGACGACGTCGGGACCCGCCGACGCCGCCCGCCCGCGTGCTCCTCGGCTGGTGTCGCTCGACGCGCTGCGGCTCGTCGCCGCGGTGGCCGTCGTCGTCTACCACTTCACGGGGCGGACGGCCTCGTCGTGGGGTCCCGAGCAGACCGAGCTGCTGCGCGGCGCCGGCGCGTGGACGTCCTACGGCTCCCTGGGGCCGGAGCTGTTCTTCGTGATCTCCGGGTTCGTCATCCTCATGACCGCGTGGGACCGCACGACGGTGTCGGTCGTGGCGTCACGCATCGGCCGGCTGTACCCCTCGTACTGGGTGGCCGTGCTCCTCACGGGGGCGCTGCTGCTGTGGATCTGGCCCGCCGGCAAGGACGTCACGGCCGGGCAGGTCGCCGTGAACCTCACGATGCTCCAGTCGGCGTTCGGCGTGCCCCACGTCGACGGCGTGTACTGGACGCTGTGGACCGAGCTGCGGTTCTACCTGCTCATCGGCGTGCTCGTGCTGGTCGGCGTGACCCGGCGCCGGGTGCTGGCGTTCGCGCTCCTGTGGCCGCCCGCCGCGCTGCTCGCGGAGAAGCTCGGCTCGGCCGAGCTCGCCGAGCTGCTGATCTCGCACTACGCCCCGCTCTTCGCGGCCGGGATGGCGCTGTACCTGGTGTACCGCGACGGTCACGCGCTGGTCCCGTGGCTCGTCGTCGGCGCCAACACCGCCCTGGCGGCCTACCTCATCGCCCCGTCGCGCACGGCCGTGCTCTCCCGCGTCACCGAGTACGTGCCGTCGGCCGCAGGCCTGGCCGTGGGGGTCGCCGCCTGCGTCGCCCTGGTGGCACTGGTGGCCCTGACGCCGCTCGCCCGGATCGACCGGCCCTGGCTCGCCACCGCGGGCGCCCTGACCTACCCGCTGTACCTCGTGCACCAGTACTGGGGCCTGTACGTCATCGACCTGCTGGTCGACCGCGACGCCCCCGCGTGGGCGGCCCTCGCCGCCGCGATGCTCGTCTCGCTGCTGCTCGCCTGGGCCGTGCAGCGGTTGGTCGAGGCGCCCTGGGCGCCGCGCCTGCGCCGCGGGAGCGAGCGCTGCCTGACGTCGCTGCGCGACCGGTTGCTCTTCCGGCTCAACCACGGCCCCCGCGCCCTCGAGACGGCCGAGCAGCTGAACATCGTGGACGCCGACCGGCCGGCGGGCCCACGGGCACCGGTCGCGCACGGGTCGCACCCGTCCGGGTCGCGGCAGGGCGACCAGCCCGGCGGCGGTGGCCGCACGTCGTGA